A genomic stretch from Marinobacter fonticola includes:
- a CDS encoding sensor domain-containing diguanylate cyclase → MDLKDAAPENWQEERYTLQRLLVRTSLFAAGQDGAVDALLERLRKALRHDDCTLADLRHLQHDLDQALERFDGKRAESERALKAVLAQLLEVLEDDGSASHKQYRSLEKQIGKLELDSETVASWLSRVVALAEQERAVLSKDDAKDDARGGWRRFFSRHDSHHDSHHDDESKLSVPTPRPTEVASNHVEQVESDDAEQRLRIARRIGELLGHVLDQVSLEPAAHARALHLKQLLDQSYEWRELRDALNEIVDLVIAAVSRGRTEFEDFLKRLDERLATLKANCEAQMEAGAVRRTATDALDQALSSQLEDMGSAVSRATSLDQLKTSVTQNIQAISDSFRTYRDDESQREKVLEEKLSAMQEKLAGMEAYSEQVQEQLRTERSRALTDMLTQLPNREAWQQRLQLEFDRWQRYQHPISLTVLDIDHFKKVNDSFGHKAGDRVIQLVARALCDRLRATDFVARYGGEEFVILLPETDADVAYKVLEDLRLHIASLPFHFQNQPVAVTVSAGITSFIAGSSHDELFDRADKALYRAKNEGRNRVVRA, encoded by the coding sequence ATGGATCTCAAAGACGCTGCACCCGAAAACTGGCAGGAAGAGCGCTATACCTTGCAGCGTTTACTGGTTCGCACGAGCTTGTTCGCGGCCGGTCAGGACGGGGCGGTCGACGCCTTGCTTGAGCGCCTACGCAAAGCTCTGCGTCACGATGATTGCACGTTGGCCGATTTGCGGCATTTGCAGCACGATCTCGACCAGGCTTTGGAGCGTTTCGATGGCAAACGTGCTGAGTCGGAGCGAGCGCTGAAGGCGGTTCTCGCACAACTCCTGGAGGTGCTTGAAGACGATGGCTCGGCCTCCCACAAGCAGTATCGATCACTGGAAAAGCAAATCGGCAAGCTCGAGCTGGATAGCGAGACCGTCGCCAGCTGGCTTTCCCGGGTGGTTGCGCTGGCTGAGCAGGAACGAGCCGTTCTCTCCAAAGATGATGCAAAAGACGACGCACGCGGTGGATGGCGTCGTTTCTTTTCTCGCCACGACTCTCATCACGACTCTCACCACGACGATGAGTCCAAGTTATCCGTTCCTACCCCGCGGCCTACCGAAGTTGCGTCCAATCACGTCGAGCAGGTCGAGAGCGACGATGCCGAGCAGCGTCTGCGGATTGCCCGGCGTATCGGCGAGCTGCTGGGCCACGTACTGGACCAGGTGAGTCTCGAACCCGCCGCCCATGCGCGGGCTCTGCACCTGAAGCAACTGCTGGACCAAAGCTATGAATGGCGGGAGCTGCGCGATGCGCTAAACGAGATTGTCGACCTAGTGATCGCCGCGGTCAGTCGTGGGCGGACCGAGTTTGAGGATTTCCTCAAGCGCTTGGATGAGCGTCTGGCGACACTCAAGGCCAATTGCGAAGCTCAAATGGAAGCGGGCGCCGTTCGCCGCACGGCAACCGATGCACTGGATCAGGCACTCAGTTCTCAACTGGAGGATATGGGGTCGGCAGTGTCCCGCGCCACCAGCCTGGATCAGCTCAAAACCTCGGTCACGCAAAATATTCAGGCCATTTCCGACTCTTTCCGCACTTACCGGGACGACGAGAGCCAGCGTGAGAAAGTTTTGGAAGAGAAACTGTCGGCGATGCAGGAGAAGCTGGCGGGGATGGAAGCCTATTCCGAGCAGGTCCAGGAGCAGCTGCGCACCGAACGCTCGCGGGCGTTGACCGATATGCTGACCCAGCTTCCCAACCGCGAAGCGTGGCAGCAACGACTACAGCTCGAGTTTGATCGCTGGCAGCGCTACCAACACCCGATCAGCCTCACCGTACTGGACATCGATCACTTCAAGAAAGTGAACGATTCCTTCGGTCATAAGGCCGGGGACCGGGTCATCCAACTCGTGGCCCGGGCCTTGTGCGATCGTCTACGGGCGACGGACTTTGTGGCACGCTACGGTGGTGAGGAATTCGTTATCCTATTACCCGAAACCGATGCCGATGTCGCCTACAAAGTCCTTGAAGATCTGCGCCTGCACATTGCCAGCCTGCCGTTCCACTTTCAGAACCAGCCCGTTGCGGTCACCGTTTCTGCGGGTATCACGTCTTTCATTGCCGGCAGCAGCCATGACGAACTGTTCGACAGGGCCGATAAAGCCCTTTATCGAGCCAAGAACGAGGGCCGCAATCGCGTGGTCCGGGCTTGA
- a CDS encoding DUF2789 domain-containing protein — protein sequence MDTSQHTLQTLFAQLGLPADQESVETFIANYAPLPQEVALPDATFWNAAQSSFLHQGIEDDSDWAEVIDELDALLRH from the coding sequence ATGGACACGAGTCAGCACACATTGCAGACGCTCTTCGCACAATTGGGTTTACCCGCCGACCAGGAAAGCGTTGAAACATTCATCGCCAACTACGCCCCGTTGCCTCAGGAAGTGGCGCTGCCCGATGCCACTTTCTGGAACGCCGCTCAATCCAGCTTCCTACACCAAGGTATCGAGGACGACTCGGACTGGGCCGAGGTGATTGACGAGCTGGATGCCTTGCTACGCCATTGA
- a CDS encoding transporter substrate-binding domain-containing protein, translating to MKNRRIPLSALLRSLVLAVLAVLVLLPPALSTAEPRLESPHPVLGAEALAWLERQESLRIGIAGQRKPLAYLAPDGEMAGTHPAFARLVGRKLGVGVTLVPGAPVTLEARLKEGELDAIVTTRQPPVSAPDLLFTDSVMSLNYGLFANAQDASVQRLSDLEHKRIALIAGDTQQYVLLDAVDSFRPIPVRSVSEAVNSILSGRADAFFAPMPVISDYLRAGLIDQLSLVTVLNNQPAEVAFAVAAGNEQLQSILDAGVEAISGNESRALQQEWIAFELPGVSAESDVAISTQERAWLKRHPDLRVAYRSDWPPFEFEEDGRPSGLVPDLVASLGDRLDARFATRTIDDWSRAESLLQAGEIDVIPALPRTPRRENLFLFTRAYLSLPIALVIREDGRFVGDLRELRDERVGVVRQHASHEYLLINHPELNIFPVDSLEQGLLDLSNGDLDVMVTHIPGVSYTVARLGLSNLRITSITPYQYELRLAVRRDEPELLRILNKGLGAIGKSEYDGIYNRWIHLDIEQDIDYTVVRRVVLIAAVVVLIFLYWNRKLSREVDERIRSEDALRRSEDELRAAKLEAEKLAREAESANRAKSEFLANMSHEIRTPMNAVMGYSELLEGSVTDPRQRGYIESIKAGSRSLLTLINDILDLSRIEAGKMRLEFGPLDLQRLLEDVRRIFEMRAKARGLTLEVTLSDAMPTAMVLDETRLRQVLFNLVGNAIKFTHEGGIRLSAHTERCRSDDAGDECQLVIEVTDTGIGIPDDQQARIFDAFEQQEGQSNRQYGGTGLGLAISRKLVRMMGGELSVTSTSSEGSTFRVVLHDVETSSAGPESQGEGGPGFTFAGGQVLVVDDNQINRQLVRDMLEPVGLKVIDAADGAQALGVARECQPDAVLMDIRMPVMDGFACRKAMHDDEALAHIPVIALTASVMPGDASRIEDAGFDGFLQKPVSRHVLMQELARFLDHELNLEEEELDEDDEPVLYTITNRYQRRRLAKDLQANFAEDWEGMRGSGDPEQLAEFAQRLVEWGKRYRVLEVVEYGRELLGDIESFDLDSVHDRLEAFPELLGEPG from the coding sequence GTGAAAAACCGAAGAATTCCACTATCCGCTTTGCTCCGTAGCCTAGTGCTGGCTGTCCTTGCCGTCTTGGTTCTGTTGCCTCCCGCGCTGTCGACGGCCGAACCGCGACTCGAGTCGCCGCACCCGGTACTGGGCGCGGAGGCCTTGGCCTGGCTTGAGCGGCAGGAAAGCCTGCGCATCGGTATTGCCGGCCAGCGCAAACCGTTGGCCTACCTGGCGCCGGACGGAGAAATGGCGGGCACCCACCCTGCGTTTGCGCGGCTAGTGGGCCGCAAGCTGGGGGTCGGCGTGACTCTGGTTCCGGGTGCGCCGGTTACCCTGGAAGCCCGCCTCAAAGAAGGCGAGCTGGATGCCATCGTTACCACCCGGCAGCCACCGGTGAGCGCGCCTGACCTGCTGTTCACCGATAGTGTCATGTCTCTCAACTATGGCTTGTTCGCCAACGCCCAAGACGCTTCCGTTCAGCGTTTGTCCGACCTGGAACACAAGCGTATCGCGCTGATTGCGGGCGATACCCAGCAGTATGTTCTGCTGGACGCGGTGGATTCTTTCCGGCCCATTCCCGTGCGCTCGGTGAGCGAGGCGGTCAATAGCATCCTGTCCGGGCGGGCCGATGCCTTTTTCGCGCCCATGCCGGTGATTTCCGATTACCTACGGGCCGGTTTGATCGACCAGCTGTCGCTGGTCACCGTACTCAACAACCAGCCGGCGGAAGTGGCTTTTGCCGTGGCGGCGGGGAATGAGCAATTGCAGAGTATTCTCGATGCCGGTGTCGAGGCCATTAGCGGCAACGAGAGCCGGGCTCTCCAGCAGGAGTGGATTGCCTTCGAGCTGCCGGGTGTCAGCGCCGAGAGCGATGTGGCGATTTCAACCCAGGAACGGGCGTGGCTCAAGCGCCATCCGGATCTGCGTGTGGCCTATCGCAGCGACTGGCCGCCGTTCGAGTTCGAGGAGGATGGCCGTCCCAGCGGGTTGGTTCCGGATCTGGTGGCCAGCCTGGGAGACAGGCTGGATGCGCGCTTTGCGACACGCACGATCGACGACTGGTCGAGGGCGGAATCCCTGTTGCAGGCCGGCGAGATCGACGTTATACCCGCGCTGCCGAGAACCCCGCGCCGAGAAAATCTGTTTCTTTTCACCCGCGCCTACCTCAGCTTGCCTATCGCCTTAGTTATTCGCGAAGACGGGCGTTTCGTGGGCGACCTGCGCGAGCTTCGGGACGAGCGCGTCGGGGTGGTGCGGCAGCACGCCAGCCACGAATACCTGCTGATCAATCACCCGGAGCTGAATATCTTTCCCGTCGATAGTCTGGAGCAGGGCCTGCTCGATTTATCCAACGGCGACCTGGATGTGATGGTGACGCATATCCCCGGCGTGAGTTACACCGTCGCCCGTTTGGGTCTGTCCAATCTGCGCATTACCAGTATTACCCCGTACCAGTACGAGCTTCGGTTGGCGGTGCGGCGGGATGAACCGGAGTTGCTACGCATCCTCAACAAGGGCCTCGGCGCTATCGGCAAGAGCGAATACGACGGTATCTATAACCGCTGGATTCACCTGGATATCGAGCAGGACATCGATTACACGGTGGTACGCCGGGTGGTTCTGATCGCGGCGGTGGTGGTGCTGATCTTCCTCTATTGGAACCGCAAGCTGTCTCGGGAGGTGGACGAGCGTATCCGTTCCGAGGACGCGCTGCGCCGCAGTGAGGACGAGCTGCGCGCGGCCAAGCTGGAGGCGGAGAAGCTCGCCCGCGAAGCGGAATCCGCCAACCGCGCGAAGAGTGAGTTCCTGGCGAATATGTCGCACGAGATTCGTACACCGATGAACGCGGTCATGGGCTACAGCGAACTGCTCGAGGGCAGCGTCACCGATCCGCGCCAGCGGGGCTATATCGAGTCCATTAAGGCGGGTAGCCGCAGCCTGCTGACGCTTATCAACGACATTCTCGATCTTTCCCGAATCGAGGCCGGCAAGATGCGGCTGGAGTTCGGGCCGCTGGACTTGCAGCGCCTGCTGGAAGACGTGCGGCGGATTTTCGAAATGCGGGCCAAGGCCCGGGGGCTCACGCTTGAGGTGACCCTGTCGGACGCCATGCCGACGGCCATGGTGCTGGACGAAACGCGCCTGCGCCAGGTGCTGTTCAACCTGGTGGGCAACGCCATCAAGTTCACCCATGAAGGGGGTATTCGTCTGAGTGCGCACACCGAACGCTGTCGCAGCGATGACGCCGGTGATGAATGCCAGCTGGTTATTGAGGTCACGGATACCGGGATTGGCATACCCGACGATCAGCAGGCCCGCATTTTCGATGCCTTCGAGCAACAGGAGGGCCAAAGCAATCGCCAGTATGGCGGCACCGGCCTGGGCCTGGCTATCAGTCGCAAACTGGTGCGCATGATGGGTGGCGAACTCAGCGTGACCAGCACGTCGAGCGAGGGCTCCACGTTCCGCGTGGTATTGCATGACGTAGAAACCTCGTCCGCCGGCCCGGAGTCCCAGGGCGAGGGCGGTCCCGGCTTTACCTTTGCCGGTGGCCAAGTGCTGGTGGTGGACGACAACCAGATCAATCGCCAGCTGGTACGCGACATGCTGGAGCCGGTCGGCCTGAAGGTGATCGATGCCGCCGATGGCGCCCAGGCGCTGGGTGTCGCCCGGGAATGCCAGCCAGACGCGGTTTTGATGGATATCCGCATGCCCGTTATGGATGGCTTCGCCTGCCGGAAGGCCATGCACGACGATGAAGCTCTGGCTCACATTCCGGTCATCGCCCTGACGGCCTCAGTCATGCCCGGCGATGCCTCGCGTATCGAAGACGCAGGATTCGATGGCTTCCTGCAGAAGCCCGTCAGCCGTCATGTGTTGATGCAGGAGCTGGCGCGTTTCCTCGACCATGAGTTGAATCTCGAGGAAGAAGAGCTGGACGAAGACGACGAGCCCGTCCTCTACACCATTACCAACCGCTACCAGCGCCGCCGCCTGGCAAAAGACCTGCAAGCGAATTTTGCGGAGGACTGGGAAGGCATGCGCGGAAGCGGCGACCCGGAACAGCTCGCCGAATTTGCGCAGCGCTTGGTGGAGTGGGGTAAACGTTACCGCGTGCTTGAGGTGGTGGAGTACGGCCGTGAGCTGCTGGGCGATATCGAGTCATTCGATTTGGATAGCGTTCACGACCGGTTAGAGGCATTTCCGGAATTGCTTGGCGAGCCGGGATAA
- a CDS encoding patatin-like phospholipase family protein yields MIRILATLLLTCLVLDAFAQSQNASGKRSVVALVLSGGGAKGMAHVGVLRVLEEMRVPVDIVVGTSAGSAVAALYALGMDVTEIEDRFVEMDWLSSFQDSPGRAYKPVRRKFDDWRYPVDPGIGVGPEGISLGRGLVAGQNLGFILNELTRRAALVRDFDKLPIRFRAVATDLETGEEVVLKEGALAEAIRASMSIPGVYAPMQIDDRLLVDGGIANNLPISVAQDMGADVVIAVDISDALLEGEKLTGAFSVVGQLTTMMTRRNVDDQLERLTGEDVLIRPKLEDLTSADFFDAPEIIEAGATAARNEAVGLNSLRVGPVAWADFQRARHHARFTPDLIADVQIQHDSRLSREFLRSRIRQQAGQPLDVEQLEDDLRRIYGLGYYETVTYSLAPSESGEAGSDLVIDVQEKTWGPNYLRFGLGYEDNFESDTRFNVAGSYQMTELNALGGEWTTGLQLGTEPYVRTDWFQPLDYGYRRFLLSGADYQQDSFSVFNAQGDRVGKVEVEEYAFDISLGLELGAEGEVRAGFRRGVASVDDVLGDSSLEESEIDQGAWTLQLTFDTLNDPFLPSSGGFLGLSSRFERPGLGSDRHFDRTTLLAAKAGQFGRNVIVGQAFASAVTNGKAGVENYVSLGGFRRLSAYARGEITGPDAALLTFYSYRRFGGPFVPYFAGLGYETGNAWQEVNDASWGDLIHSWSVFAGVDTFLGPVQLSTAYADDNHWTLFLTVGYSLESLFISP; encoded by the coding sequence TTGATCCGAATTCTCGCCACCCTGTTGCTAACCTGCCTCGTGCTGGATGCCTTTGCCCAGTCCCAGAATGCCTCCGGCAAGCGGTCGGTGGTTGCCCTGGTATTGAGCGGTGGTGGCGCGAAGGGCATGGCCCATGTCGGGGTACTGCGGGTGCTGGAGGAAATGCGGGTTCCGGTGGATATCGTGGTGGGTACCAGCGCAGGGTCCGCCGTGGCGGCGCTTTATGCCTTGGGTATGGACGTCACCGAGATCGAAGACCGATTCGTGGAAATGGATTGGCTATCGAGCTTTCAAGACAGTCCCGGCCGGGCTTATAAACCGGTACGGCGCAAGTTCGATGACTGGCGCTATCCGGTGGATCCGGGTATCGGTGTGGGGCCGGAGGGCATTTCCCTCGGCCGCGGCCTTGTTGCTGGCCAGAACCTGGGCTTTATTCTCAACGAACTGACCCGGCGGGCGGCGTTGGTGCGGGATTTCGACAAGTTGCCGATCCGCTTCCGCGCCGTGGCGACCGACCTGGAAACCGGTGAAGAGGTGGTGCTCAAGGAGGGCGCCCTGGCCGAAGCCATTCGTGCCAGCATGAGTATTCCCGGCGTCTACGCGCCTATGCAAATCGATGACAGGCTGCTGGTCGATGGGGGGATTGCCAATAACCTGCCCATTAGCGTTGCCCAGGACATGGGAGCTGATGTAGTCATCGCAGTGGATATCAGCGACGCCCTGTTGGAAGGCGAGAAGCTGACAGGTGCATTCTCCGTCGTCGGTCAGCTCACCACGATGATGACCCGGCGAAATGTCGACGACCAGCTCGAACGCCTCACCGGGGAAGACGTGCTCATTCGTCCCAAATTGGAAGATCTGACGTCGGCGGACTTCTTCGACGCGCCGGAGATCATTGAAGCCGGCGCCACGGCCGCCCGCAACGAAGCCGTCGGTCTCAATAGCCTGCGCGTGGGCCCGGTGGCTTGGGCGGATTTCCAGCGCGCGCGTCATCACGCCCGGTTCACTCCGGACCTGATCGCCGATGTGCAGATTCAGCACGACTCCCGCCTCTCCCGGGAATTCCTGCGTTCGCGCATCCGCCAGCAAGCTGGCCAGCCCCTAGACGTGGAACAGCTGGAGGACGACCTGCGCCGCATTTACGGCCTGGGCTACTACGAAACAGTGACCTATTCGCTGGCGCCCAGCGAGAGTGGCGAAGCGGGTTCCGACTTGGTGATCGACGTTCAGGAGAAAACCTGGGGGCCTAATTATCTGCGTTTCGGGTTGGGCTATGAGGACAACTTCGAAAGCGATACTCGCTTCAACGTGGCCGGCTCTTATCAAATGACCGAGCTGAATGCGTTGGGCGGCGAATGGACCACCGGCTTGCAACTGGGTACCGAACCGTACGTCCGCACCGATTGGTTCCAACCCCTGGACTATGGTTATCGGCGCTTCCTTCTCTCCGGCGCGGATTACCAGCAGGATAGCTTTTCGGTGTTCAACGCGCAGGGCGACCGGGTCGGCAAGGTGGAAGTCGAGGAGTATGCATTCGATATCAGCCTGGGCCTTGAATTGGGCGCTGAAGGCGAAGTGCGCGCGGGCTTTCGACGAGGCGTCGCGTCGGTGGACGACGTGTTGGGCGATTCTTCCCTGGAGGAGAGCGAAATCGATCAGGGCGCCTGGACGTTACAGTTAACGTTCGACACGCTGAACGATCCCTTTCTGCCCAGTAGTGGTGGCTTTTTGGGACTCAGCAGCCGCTTTGAACGGCCCGGCCTGGGGTCGGATCGCCATTTCGACCGGACCACGCTTCTGGCCGCCAAAGCGGGGCAATTTGGCCGCAACGTAATCGTAGGCCAGGCCTTCGCCAGCGCGGTCACCAACGGCAAGGCGGGCGTGGAGAACTATGTCTCCCTGGGCGGGTTCCGGCGGCTATCCGCCTACGCCCGTGGGGAAATCACCGGTCCCGACGCTGCGTTGCTGACGTTCTACAGCTACCGCCGTTTTGGCGGTCCCTTCGTACCTTACTTTGCCGGGCTAGGCTATGAAACCGGCAATGCCTGGCAGGAGGTCAACGATGCCAGTTGGGGCGACCTGATTCACTCCTGGAGTGTGTTTGCGGGAGTCGATACGTTCCTGGGGCCGGTCCAGCTCTCGACAGCCTATGCCGACGATAACCATTGGACCTTGTTCCTGACGGTGGGGTATTCGTTGGAGAGTCTGTTCATCAGCCCATAG
- a CDS encoding GntR family transcriptional regulator, whose amino-acid sequence MKPFKPRETLTEQVAQHIENLIAFGQLRSGERIYESAMAKQLDVSHGSIREGLLLLEKRHLVRNVPRKGAFVTELDAYFVRSLYEVLELYLCHTGRKLARQWQPEDMEKLESLYARMDECYKRGDLLAFLDFGIEYTQASLAYADNYFILQAIEDLWPSARRCAFVAFQHANQRVLEDNLAHMRESIEAIKAHDEEQLVEILQRYAGQQCAQVLSYIGEDAPRSDAGD is encoded by the coding sequence ATGAAGCCATTCAAGCCCCGTGAAACCTTGACCGAGCAGGTCGCCCAACATATCGAGAATCTGATTGCCTTCGGCCAGCTCCGCTCCGGAGAACGCATATACGAGAGCGCAATGGCCAAGCAGCTGGACGTTAGCCATGGTTCAATACGGGAAGGGCTGTTGCTGCTGGAGAAGCGTCATCTGGTGCGCAACGTACCGCGCAAAGGTGCGTTCGTAACCGAACTGGACGCGTACTTTGTTCGAAGCCTGTACGAAGTGCTCGAACTCTATCTCTGCCATACCGGCCGTAAGCTGGCCCGGCAATGGCAGCCTGAGGACATGGAAAAACTCGAGTCCCTCTATGCCCGCATGGACGAATGCTACAAACGGGGCGACCTGCTGGCGTTTCTCGATTTTGGTATCGAGTATACCCAGGCCTCTCTCGCCTACGCCGACAACTACTTTATCCTGCAAGCCATCGAAGACCTTTGGCCGTCGGCACGCCGTTGCGCCTTCGTCGCCTTTCAGCATGCCAACCAGCGGGTACTGGAAGACAACCTGGCCCACATGCGTGAATCCATCGAGGCTATCAAGGCGCATGACGAGGAGCAGCTGGTGGAGATCTTGCAGCGCTACGCGGGCCAGCAATGCGCCCAAGTGCTCTCGTACATCGGGGAAGACGCGCCGCGTAGCGATGCTGGCGACTGA
- the cls gene encoding cardiolipin synthase yields MWDPVLLTLLLVTVYGLALLCVLRILLHYRTTQGAIAWIIALLAFPYVTLPLFVLFGRNRFAGYIRARRSGDVALNQLLTVFENETQLTRIPDSDDPSPELRVLTSLVRQPFTSGNYCTLLQDGRATFDALFEAMESARHYILLEFYIVRSDRVGQRIKSILKRKLAEGVKVYFIYDDIGSVWLPRNYLKELTNAGARVAAFGDGNVRRRRFQINFRNHRKLLICDGTLGFVGGINLGDEYLGTKTNSLAWRDTHCRIEGPAVMGLQLAFVEDWYWAANDLPSLNWTPKSSPAGDQEVLILPTGPADRFDTGTLFFLNCINSARERIWITSPYFVPDLQVVNALQLAALRGVDVRVLIPQNPDHQLVRLAAYSYLVQASQAGIGIYRYQPGFLHEKVILVDDRYAAVGTANLDNRSMRLNFEIAALFTDAAFVAQVRQMLEEDLRHCRLMTPSDYSERSIVFRLTCRAIRLLAPLL; encoded by the coding sequence GCACTACCGGACCACCCAGGGAGCCATTGCCTGGATCATCGCCCTACTGGCCTTTCCCTACGTCACGCTGCCCCTGTTCGTACTGTTTGGCCGCAATCGCTTCGCCGGCTATATCCGCGCCCGTCGCTCCGGCGATGTCGCCCTGAATCAGCTGTTGACGGTGTTTGAGAACGAAACCCAGCTCACACGCATCCCAGACAGCGACGATCCCAGTCCGGAACTACGGGTGCTGACCAGCCTGGTACGTCAGCCCTTCACCAGCGGCAACTATTGCACGCTGCTCCAAGATGGCCGCGCCACCTTCGATGCCCTGTTCGAGGCGATGGAAAGCGCCCGGCACTATATTCTGCTGGAGTTCTATATCGTCCGTTCGGACCGGGTCGGCCAGCGCATCAAGTCGATCCTCAAGCGCAAGCTGGCCGAAGGCGTCAAGGTCTACTTCATCTACGACGACATCGGCAGTGTCTGGCTGCCTCGCAACTACCTCAAGGAACTGACCAACGCCGGCGCTCGCGTGGCCGCTTTTGGGGACGGCAATGTTCGACGACGGCGCTTTCAGATCAACTTTCGCAATCATCGCAAGCTGTTGATTTGCGACGGCACCTTGGGTTTCGTTGGAGGTATCAACCTGGGCGACGAATACTTGGGTACGAAAACCAATAGCCTGGCTTGGCGGGACACGCATTGCCGCATCGAGGGACCGGCGGTGATGGGTCTGCAACTGGCCTTTGTCGAGGACTGGTACTGGGCCGCCAACGACCTGCCCTCATTGAATTGGACACCCAAATCTTCGCCGGCCGGCGATCAGGAAGTGCTTATCCTGCCTACCGGGCCCGCCGACCGCTTCGATACCGGCACTCTGTTCTTTCTCAATTGCATCAATAGCGCCCGGGAGCGAATCTGGATCACCTCGCCCTATTTCGTGCCTGACCTGCAAGTGGTCAACGCCCTGCAACTGGCGGCCCTGCGTGGTGTCGATGTGCGCGTGCTGATCCCCCAGAATCCTGACCACCAGCTCGTCCGTTTGGCCGCTTATTCTTATTTGGTGCAGGCCAGTCAGGCCGGCATTGGGATTTACCGGTACCAACCGGGTTTCCTGCACGAGAAAGTAATCCTGGTGGATGACCGCTACGCCGCGGTCGGCACGGCCAATCTGGATAACCGTTCGATGCGGTTGAACTTCGAGATTGCGGCGCTGTTCACCGACGCCGCTTTCGTCGCCCAAGTGCGTCAAATGTTGGAAGAGGACTTGCGGCACTGCCGTCTCATGACGCCGTCAGACTATAGCGAGCGTTCGATCGTCTTCCGCCTGACTTGCCGCGCGATCAGATTGCTGGCGCCGCTGCTGTAA